A genome region from Setaria italica strain Yugu1 chromosome III, Setaria_italica_v2.0, whole genome shotgun sequence includes the following:
- the LOC101776065 gene encoding uncharacterized protein LOC101776065 — MVSYSSSEEEDASSDRLSDGQEEGRGRVTAEVQEIEMVTGNGHCSSNGNGNTFDSTGIKTEPERRKYLSPVSKRRRLTESNSGMKADGGAPSIWNSNMCRDPSEATGSPVTVSQQPEPAALEANPRRHGTRNRPPTARALEAIAFGLLGTGKGKKGDLKNMARNRPSQPARKADTKDHVPTASSGGTESSD; from the coding sequence ATGGTGAGTTACAGTTCCTCCGAGGAGGAAGATGCCAGCAGTGACAGATTATCAGATGGCCAGGAAGAAGGTCGTGGAAGAGTTACAGCTGAGGTCCAGGAAATTGAAATGGTGACTGGTAATGGTCATTGTTCTTCCAATGGCAATGGCAACACATTTGATTCGACAGGCATCAAAACAGAACCTGAAAGGCGCAAGTATTTGTCCCCAGTGTCAAAGCGCAGAAGATTAACCGAAAGTAACAGTGGCATGAAGGCTGATGGAGGAGCTCCCTCCATTTggaacagcaacatgtgccgtgATCCTTCCGAGGCAACAGGAAGTCCTGTCACTGTTAGCCAGCAACCTGAGCCTGCTGCTTTGGAGGCGAATCCTCGGAGGCATGGAACCAGAAACAGGCCTCCCACCGCAAGAGCTCTAGAAGCTATTGCTTTTGGACTTCTTGGAACcgggaaggggaagaagggtGACCTGAAGAACATGGCAAGGAACCGGCCTTCTCAGCCAGCTCGCAAAGCCGACACCAAAGATCATGTTCCTACAGCTTCCAGTGGTGGCACAGAGTCCAGTGATTGA